In Rhinatrema bivittatum chromosome 1, aRhiBiv1.1, whole genome shotgun sequence, a single genomic region encodes these proteins:
- the LOC115098129 gene encoding taste receptor type 2 member 40-like, which yields MSFTVQIALLIAIAPFTVLGSVVNAFIVVVNGIDWVKTRHLNSIDVIVTCLGTARFLLLWIVILENIFFFNPYLFTVVEFLNAFYAIWAFLDLADIWFAALLCIFYCAKTASLNHPLFIFLKSKIPGSLPWLLLGSMLACLLTSFPLAWRFYDEYQRNSTTSLSSNNSMITNLSLAWDLSKEHKDNFTKLLSPYIAAKRVSAQENKHTYLMLELCLGYSLPFFICCVAIVLMIGSLLDHTWRMKDNAMGYCNPSLQVYFTVIKVMLSFLLLCVTNFILLMLILSEVFPTESPWNDAMLVVIAAYQSLHSVILILNNSKLRQVLERIFRHATCSSGGANA from the coding sequence ATGTCATTCACAGTTCAGATTGCCTTACTGATAGCCATCGCTCCTTTTACCGTGCTGGGATCTGTGGTCAATGCCTTCATTGTGGTTGTGAATGGCATTGATTGGGTAAAGACCAGACATCTGAATTCAATTGATGTGATTGTCACCTGTTTGGGCACAGCTAGATTCCTCCTCCTGTGGATAGTAATtctggagaacatttttttttttaatccatattTGTTTACTGTGGTGGAGTTTCTTAATGCATTTTATGCTATCTGGGCATTTTTAGATCTTGCTGATATCTGGTTTGCTGCCTTGCTTTGCATCTTCTATTGTGCAAAGACTGCCAGTCTCAACCATCCTCTCTTCATCTTTCTGAAATCGAAGATCCCTGGGTCACTGCCCTGGCTGCTGTTGGGCTCCATGCTGGCATGTTTGCTCACCAGCTTTCCATTAGCATGGAGATTCTACGATGAATACCAAAGAAATTccaccaccagtctctcttcaaaCAACAGTATGATCACCAATTTGTCATTAGCTTGGGACTTGTCCAAGGAACACAAAGACAACTTCACCAAACTTCTCTCTCCATATATTGCTGCAAAAAGAGTTTCAGCGCAGGAGAATAAACATACTTATCTGATGCTTGAATTATGCCTTGGATACTCACTTCCATTCTTCATATGCTGTGTAGCAATTGTCCTGATGATTGGATCGCTGTTGGATCACACCTGGCGGATGAAAGATAATGCCATGGGCTACTGTAATCCCAGCCTCCAGGTGTATTTTACTGTTATTAAAGTCATGCTTTCTTTCTTACTGCTTTGTGTTACCAATTTTATATTACTCATGCTAATATTATCAGAAGTGTTCCCCACGGAAAGTCCCTGGAACGATGCTATGCTTGTTGTGATTGCTGCCTACCAATCTCTGCACTCTGTGATCCTGATTCTGAACAATTCCAAGCTCAGACAGGTCTTAGAAAGGATTTTTCGCCATGCAACATGCTCCTCGGGAGGAGCTAACGCCTGA